Below is a genomic region from Desulfobacter sp..
TTAAGTGTAATCTTCATTGTTTAGGGATTTTTTTTATTTAAGTCAAACACTTATTGCCTCCCCGGTTCAAGGTTGGGAAAAACGCATAGGCATATCCGTATACAAGGCAAGGCGACACAAATTGTAACAATTTGACCCTATACTTTAGCCCGAACCTGGTATAGCATCAGGGCTCAAAATCATTTGACCCATGAATATAACCCACGAGGTGTGACATGATTTTAAGCGTCCTAAATATCCAAGCCCTTGAAATCATGGAATTTGGAATTAAGATTAAAGCATCTTTTAATGATTAGAGGATTTTTCCATGGAAGCCAAACCAAATCCCAACTCTTTTTCAGCCAAAACCATTCTGCCCAGGATTCTGCGCCTGATCTGGCAATGCATTCCCTTTATCGGGGTGCTGGTGGTCAGTGCCTTGATTCTCCTGCCCCTGATGCTGAAAATCTCTGACAAAAAAGCAGATCTTGCCCAGGCCCAGGCCATGCAGACCAAAGAGAACCGGGCCCTGACCAATGTGGTCACCATGGAGATCAGCCCCCAGGAGGTGGTGGAAAAAATCAGTCTCCCGGGTGTGGCAAAGCCCTGGATTTCCCTGAACCTGGTCACAGAGGTGAGGGGAAAAATCGTCACCAAGCAGGTGGAAGAAGGCATGACGGTTAAAAAAGGGGATGTCCTGGCCATTATTGACACCCGGGATTACCAGCACAACTATGATTCAGCCCTTGCCTCCTATGAAACCGCCCTGACCAATCAAAAGCGGTCCAAGGCCCTGTCTGAAAAACAATTCATCACCCAGTCCCAGCTGGATGATGTCCAGACCCGGGTAAAAACCACAAAAGCCGCGGTCAATCTGGCTCGCCTCAATTTGGACCGATGCACCATCCGTTCGCCCATGGCCGGGGTGGTGGACCGGGTATTTATCGAGTACGGCAATTTTTTAGATGCCGGCGACCCTGTGGCCGCTATCCTGGAGATGGACCGGCTCAAAATCGAGGTGGGCATTCCTGAATCTGATGTGTCGGCCGTACGCAAGCTGAGCCAATTTGACATGCAGTTTGATGCTCTGGACAAAAAAACCGTCACAGGAGACTATCATTACCTGTACAAGACCACAGACTCCATGGCCCGGCTCTACAACCTTGAAATCCGTGTGGACAACCCGGACCTTGAAATCCTTCCGGATATGTTTGCCCGGGTCAGCATCGTAAAAAATCATGAACCCCAGGGCCTGGCCGTTCCCATCTATTCCTTGGTCACCCAGAACAATGAGACCGGGGTGTTTGTTGAAAACAAGGGAGAGGTGGCGTTCAGACCCGTGACCACAGGATTCCAGGACGGATGGAAAATCCTTGTTTCAAAGGGGCTGGAACCCGGGGAACGGGTCGTTGTGGTGGGGCATAAGATCATTGAAAACGGGGAGAGTGTCAAGGTGGCAAGAACGGTTCACACCATGGAGGAGCTGATTCAATGATCCTGTCGGATACAGCCATTAAAAACAGGACCTCGGTGCTGGTGCTGGTCATCATCATTGTGGGCATGGGCCTGTATGCCTATAAGGTCCTGCCCAGGGAGAGCGAGCCTGAAATCACCATTCCCTATGTTTTTGTCCGCACCGAATACCGGGGGGGTTCAGCCTCGGACATTGAGACGGCCATTACCATTAAAATCGAAAAAAAACTCAAGGGGCTGAACAAGGTAAAAAATATTTCATCTGTCTCTTCCCAGGGCCTTTCCCAGATCAATATCGAGTTTCTGCCCGGCACAGATATTGACGAGGTATTAACCCGGGTCAAGGACAAGGTGGATGAGGCCAGGGGGGATTTGCCCACAGACCTTGAAAATGATCCCAGCGTCTTTGAGGTCAATTTTTCGGACATGCCCATTGTAGTCTATTCTTTGGCAGGCCAGGTAGGGCCCAAGGCCCTTAAAAAGATCGCAGATGATCTCAAGGATGATATAGAGGCCGTACCCGGCGTGCTTGAGGCGGATGTCACCGGCGGCCGTGAGCGGGAAATCCGGGTGGAAGTGGATACGGACAAGCTGGCCTATTACCGGATTTCCATTACCGATCTTCAGACGGCCGTGGTCACGGAAAACCAGAACACCTCAGGCGGTGCCATCACACTGGGGGACGGCAGGTACCAGCTGAAAATACCCGGAGAATTTGAAACCCCCGAAGAGATCCTCTCCCTGGTGGTGGCCACCCACGCGGGCAGGCCCATCTATCTTAAAGATGTGGCCAGGGTGGTGGACGGTCTAAAGGACGAGACCTCCAGGTCCCGGCTCAACGGGGTTCCCTCAATTAATATTTCGGTCAAAAAACGGACCGGTGAAAATATCATTGCCATTACGGAAAAAATCCAAACTGTCATTGAACGGGCCCGTCTGTCCTTTCCCCAGAACACCACCATCACAAGGCTCATGGACAAATCAGATGATGTCAGGGCCATGGTGGCAGACCTGGAAAATAATATTATTTCAGGCCTGATCCTGGTGGTGATGGTCTTGTTCGTGGCCCTGGGCATCAGGAATGCCGTTCTTGTCGGGCTTGCCATACCCTTTTCCATGTTTCTCACCTTTGCCGTTCTCCAAGCCCTGGGCATCAGCCTGAACACGGTGGTACTCTTCGCCCTGACCCTGGCCCTGGGCATGCTGGTGGACAATGCCATTGTCATCATTGAAAATATCTACCGGTATATGCAGCAGGGCGTCCCCAGGATCGAGGCGGCCATGAAAGCCACAGGAGAGGTGGCCTGGCCGGTTATCGGCTCCACCCTGACCACCCTGGCAGCATTTGCACCCATGCTCTTCTGGCCGGGCATCATGGGAGAATTCATGGGGTATCTTCCCTTGACCCTTATTGTCACCCTCAGCTCTTCTCTTTTTGTGGCCCTTGTCATCAACCCGGCCATGTGCGCCTTTTTCATGAGAGCCAAGGACCAGACCCAGGGGCCAGGGGCCCAGGAAATCCAAGCCTTGGGAGAGCAGCCCATTGAAATAAAAGGCATGGTTTTAAAAACCTATAAATTCATCCTGGAGCATTCCCTGAACCATAAATTCGCCGTGCTGGTCGGGGCCTTTGCCGTCCTGGTCATCCTTGTCCAGATCTGGATGCTGCGCATCGGCATTGAAAAACCCCTGGAATTTTTCCCTTCCATTGACCCCAGGTCCGCCTATGTCAATATTGACGTGCCCGAAGGGGCGGACATTGAATTCATCGACAGAACCGTCAAAGAGGTGGAAAAAGCCATTGCAGGCAGGCCGGAATCAGACTACGCCCATGCCGTTGCAGGCCAGACCCATGAAAAAGCAGACGGCTCTACTTTCACCGCCCCCTCGGACATCAACAATATTGAACATATCTATACCCGGGTGGTCCAGAACGCAGGGGCCTCAATTTTTGACTCCAACCTGCCCAATCACATCGGCATCCAGTTCATTGATTTTGAGGAGCGCAACACCTCTACCAAACTGGACCTGGAAAAAATCAGAAAACGGGTGGCCCATATCCCCGGGGTCAAGATCACCGTGGACGAGCAAAAAGACGGCCCCCCCACAGGGCCGCCCATCAATATCGAAATCTCAGGAGAGAACTTTGTGGTGTTGAGCCGGATCGCAGAACAGGTCAAACAGATGGTTCAAAACGTTCCCCATGTCAAAGATGTCCGGGATGACTACCAGGGAGGGCTGCCCTCGGTCCAGGTCAAGATCGACCGCCAGAAGACAGCACTTTTCGGCCTGACCACATCGGCCATTGGCATGGCCCTGAAAATCGCCTACAACGGCCTGGATGTCTCCACCTATTACGAGGGGGATGAGGATTATGATATCACCGTGTCCCTGGCTGAATCCGACCGCCAGGTCACCGATATTCTCCACAAGCTCATGATCCCCTCTCCCTCAGGAGAGATGGTGCCCCTGACCACCCTGGCATCCATTTCCTATAAAGGGACCATCGGCGATATTGTCCGGAAAAACCACGAGCGGGTGGTCACGGTCCAGGCAAATGTGGATGAGACCAAGACAACGGGTACGGTTGCCAGGGAACAGGTCATGGCCCTGATGAAAGAGATGAGTCTTCCTCCGGGATACCTTTACAAGTTCACCGGAGAGGATGAAGAGCAAAAAGAATCCCAGGAGTTTCTGACCATGGCCTTTATCGTGGCCCTTTTTCTCATCTTTCTCATTCTGGTAACCCTGTTCAACTCCGTGATCCAGCCGGTCATTATTCTCACCTCGGTAATTCTGTCTCTGGGCGGGGCCTTTTGGGGACTGACCGTGATCAACTCCCCTTTCGGGGTGATCATGACCGGGGTGGGTATTATTTCCCTTGCAGGGGTGGTGGTGAACAATGCCATTGTCCTCATTGACTACACCAATAAACTGCGGGATTCGGGCATGACCATCAGGGCGGCGGTGATCTCTGCCGGGGCCACACGGCTTCGTCCGGTGATGCTCACGGCTGTCACCACCATTCTAGGGCTGCTGCCCATGGTAACAGGGGTCTCCTATGACTTTCACCTCATGGCCATGTCCTGGTCCTCTGAGTCCAGCCAGTGGTGGAGTTCCATGGCCATTGTGGTCATTTTCGGCCTCATGATCGCCACCATCCTCACCCTGGTGGTGGTGCCTGCCCTGTATGCCCTGATAGAGGAGATGAAAGAAACAATATCCAGGGGATATACCCGGGCCAAGGAATTTTTCCCGGGAAATCCCGCACCCGGGTCTGTGAACTAAAAACACTACAGAAGGACAAGGTTAACCCCAGCCGGCCTTGGGTTCGCCTTGTCAAAAATTAGAGAACAAGTGTCTCATTCAGCCCCATGGGTCTGACCTCTATTCCGGGAAAGGCTTTGGCCACCTGGTCTGTAAACGGAGTAATGTCCACGGTCCGGGAAAGGGGCGGGAAAAAATCATCCTGGTGATGGGGAATGACACACCCGGGCCCCAGGGCCTCAACATAGGCCAAGGCCTTTTCACAAATCTTAGAATGCCCCTGGAGCGGCAGAAAAAGAATGTCGCAGGGAGTTGATTTAAGCCGTTGAAGCTCTTTTGCGGTGGACCCGGCAGAACCAAAAAAAAGAAGGCGCTTGTTCTGAATTTCAAACTGCCAGCTTAAAACCTGACCGCAGGGGAAATTGACAAGCAAGGGAAAAAAATCAGGCAGTTTTCTGCCGATCCTGGCCAGGCCCATATCTGACAGGGTATGGGCCGCAGTAGGGCTGCACACCACACAGGCCCCTGTCTTTTCAGCAATTGTTGGAACATCCATAATATGATCAAAATGACCATGGGAAATAAAAATATGGGAGGCTGTTTTCAGATCAGACGGCCTTAGAGTCTGGCTGGGGCTGGCCTGGCGATTCCGGCTCAGGAAAGGGTCGATTAAAAAGCATGCCTCTTGGGTACGAATCTTAAATCCGGCCGTTCCCAGCCATTGAATCTCCATGGAACCCTCCATAAATTCATCCTGTGTTTCATCACAATGACACAGGGAAAAAAGGGTTTCAATCTTTTTTAACCCAACCCAATCACCGTTAAAAGGGATACCCGGATCCAGACCAGAATTAATTTACCCCTGTTTTTTCTTTTTTTATAAAAAAACTTTGACTATTGAACATTAATGACAATTTTTAATTGTTGGATTTATATATTTTTAACTTTTTAGGAGTAAGATAAATGCAAAAAAGAGAACAATGGGGAAGCAGGGCCGGATTTATTCTGGCGGCCATTGGATCGGCCATCGGCCTTGGCAACATCTGGCGGTTTCCCTATGTGGCCTATGAAAACGGGGGAGGCGCTTTTTTTATCCCCTATCTGTTTGCCATGATCACCGCGGGTATTCCATTTATGATACTTGAATTTGGTACGGGCAATAAAATGAGGGGATCTGCCCCCCAGATTTTTTCAAAACTATCCCCCAGGTGGGAATGGCTGGGCTGGTGGCAGATTCTGGTATCCTTTACCATTTCCATTTACTACGTGGCGATTGTGGGATGGTCCATTTCTTATTTTTTTCTGGCCTTTAACCAGGGGTGGGGGACTGACACCAGTGATTTTTTCTATAAATCCTATCTCATGCTCTCGGACTCTCCCCTTGATTTCAAAGGGATTCGCTGGCCCATCTTTGCCTCGGTTGCAGGGGCCTGGGCCATCTGCTGGGTGGTTCTGTTCAACGGGGTGAAAAAAGGAATCGAGACGGCCTCAAAGATTTTTATGCCGGCCCTCTTTATTCTGGTGGTGATTATCACGTCCAGGGCGGTGACCCTGGACGGGGCCTCAGAAGGGCTCAACTGGATGTTCAAGCCTGATTTTTCAGCACTTTTAAACTTTAAGGTCTGGGTGGCAGCCTATGGTCAGATTTTCTTTTCCCTGAGTATCGGCTTTGCCATCATGCTCACCTATTCCAGCTATCTGCCCAAAGATGCGGATATGGCCAACAACGGCTTTATCACCGCCTTTGCCAATTGCGGATTCAGCATCCTCTGCGGTGTTCTGGTCTTCTCAATTCTGGGGAATATGGCGGCCCAGCAGGGGGTGGGTGTGGACAAGGTGGTCAGTTCAGGCGTGGGCCTGGCATTTGTCACCATTCCCAAGGCCATCAACAGCCTTCCCGGACCTGCATTTTTCGGTACCTTGTTCTTCCTGGCCCTGATTTTTGCAGGCTTAAGTTCCATGGTCTCCATCTGCGAGGTGTCAGTGTCCTCCCTCATGGATAAATTCCACATCAGCCGAAAAAAAGCCATGACCCTCTACTGCCTGGTCGGCCTTGTCACAGGGGCGGTTTTCGCCTCCCACAGCGGGCTTCTCGTTCTGGATATCGTGGACCGGTTTATCAATAACTTCGGTGTTCTTGCCGGCGGACTTGTGGAAATTATCTTTCTGACCTGGGTCTGCAAGCTTTCCGTTTTCAAAGATCATATCAACAAAACCAGTGATTTTTATGTGGGCAATTTCTGGACATTCTGCCTGAAGATCGTCACCCCTGGGGTTTTAGGCTATATGAGTGTGGCCAATCTCATTGGTGATCTAAAAACCCCCTATGGCGATTATTCATCCACAGCCCTGTTTTATTTTGGATGGCTGCTGGTGGTGGGTATCGTGGTAATCAGTTTTATTTTCCAGGCCCACAGCCTGGCCCAAAACAGGAGGTAGACCATGACAACATCCGCAATTATTATGATGGTACTTGGCCTTGGGGTGACCTGGGGCGGGGCAGCGGTGTGCATTGCCATTGCCATAAAAAAACAAAAAATTTAAACCACTGTAGCATTCCCCGGAAAAAGACCTCCGGGGAATGTTCTTTTTTTCATCCTGCCCTCCTGCCTTCCTTTTAGGCAAAAATTAACGGCTTCCCGCATTCATTCAAGTGAGCAAAAAGATATCCATTAATAAAAAAATTGCATCAGCATAATTACCTGAAAGACCTGCAGTCTTCAGAAGTCATGTAATTCAAATGATTGTCTAATGTACTGCTCATTTTTTTGCCTATATTGCCCAAAATCTTATTCATCTTAAATAGGCTAAAAAAGGTAAGCTGAAAATGATAACAAATCTATTCAAATCATCCTTGGGAAAATTAAAGGCAGCAGAAATCCATGATTTAAAAACCAAAGGCTTGGGGCTTTCTGTCGGGTTGAAAATGATGCTGAGTGTCGGACTGATTTCAATTTGCTGTATTGGCGTTCTTGTCTATTTGAATGTTAAGGTCTTTTCCCAGATCGGAGCAGAAACCCAAACGCTTTTGGAAATCAATTCATCCATGAACAAAGATCTAAGGGCAAGCATTTTTGATCTTCAAAGAAAATACCTGAATATCCCTAAACGGCTGCACGTGGACGCAGGCAGTGAAATTCAAGAATGGATAAAGACCAATTATGCCGTTGATAAAGAAACCATCATTGAGGGCCGGGAAAATTATCGACAATTTTTCAACCGTTCCCAGAGAAGAGAAATTTCAAAAGGCCATTTTGTTATTCAGCAACGGGAGGGTAAAATTATCCTTTCAAAGGGCATGGTGAATAAGGAAAATGATTTTCTTGAAAAAATCAACCAGATCCATTTAAAGACAGAAAATGGGACAGCCGATGCCCAAACCATAGCGGCATATATTCACAATGCGGTTCAGATGGCTGATGGTGACACTGCCTTAAAAAAAAGGGTGATTGAATTGAGCAATTATCTGGCAGATGAAGCCATTGCCGCTGAAAAATCCAGAAATGCCATTCTCTACAAAGTTGAAGAGATTGAAAGCAAAAAAACCAACCTGATTTCATACCGGAAAAACAAACAGCACACCATTATTTTGATGGCGGTGTTGACGATCTTGATCAATTTGGTATTGCTCCATCTCATGGTCTGGCTTCTGGTGGAAAGACCGCTGACACGCCTGACACGATCCTTGTATCAGATCAACAAGGGAGAGATCTTACATATCCCATATCAGAACAGAAGGGACCGGGTGGGTGTTCTTGCCGGTGCATTGAAAAAATTTGAAGATGTGCTGATTCAGCTTCGGAATGACGATCTGAAAAAGAAAGTCCAAAGACAAACAATCCAGGAATTGATTCAACAGATGTCGTGCATGATTGAGACGATTCAGACCAAAGCCCAGACCATGAAAAAAAATGCCGTTGAGTTAAGTATCCTTGCCGGGAATACAGAAGAACAAACCACAAATGCCAGTGAGTCCGCGTCAAGAACAGTGAAACAAACCAATGCGGTTTCGCATTCGACTCAAAAATTGCAATCAGCGGTACAGGACATCATCGGGCAGTTATCAAAACAAAATAATCTGGTGGGGGATATCAACTCGGTTACCCAGGCCTCACGTGAAGATATGGCACAATTGAATCAGGCATCAAGGGAAATCAGTGAAATTGTGAGCATCGTTAAAAACATTGCCGGACAAACCAAACTGCTTGCATTAAATGCCAGAATAGAAGCGGGCAGAGCCGGGGCAGCCGGCAAAGGGTTTGCCGTTGTGGCAAGAGAGACGAGAGCGCTTTGTATGCAAACCGAAGCTGCGAATGAAAAAATTGAAAACAAGATTACAGCCATCCAAAAAGCCAGCAAAACAATTGTTCAATATACACAGCAGACGGATATGCGAATTGAACGGCTAATGCTGGCCGGTCATAAAATTTCTGCCGCGGCTGAGGAACAGGACACCGTAACCTGTGGTATTTCAAAGAGTGCAGATGCGGCCGCAAGTGATATCAAAAATGTCACCAAGGAAATTGCAAAAGTAAATAAGGCAGCAAGCGCAACCAGCCGGTTTGCAGTCAGTGTACAGTCTTACTCTGAACAGATCGAATCTCAATTGTCCGATTTGCTCAAAGAAACCAGAGAAAAACTTTTAACGGCGGGCTTAACCGAAAATCTCAGCAGCTCAATTGATATGGGCGCTGCAAACGATCAATTGTGAGGGCGTTCAAAATTCTATGTCAGTTGAATGAAAGCTGATATACTCAGCTAAATAAGGAGAACTGACATGACCGAAGAAAACACCTAATTTGATTTTCAAAAAGCCCTTAAAGGCATCCAGGAAGGTAAACCCTTCACAGGTAAGGGCGGCGTCCTTACATCATTAATCAAAAATCTTGCTGAAGCTGCTCTTGAAGGAGAGTTGGCGTCCCATCTCGGGCAGGAAGTTTCTGCCAACCGCCGTAATGGAAAAAGCAAAAAGACCATTAAATCCCTGGATGGTAAATTTGAGCTGGAAACCCCGCGTGACAGGGCCGGAACCTTCTCTCCACAGATCGTCAAAAAACATCAGACAACGCTCAGCGATGAAATTGAAAGAAAGATAATAGCCCTTTACGGCCTGGGCATGAGTTATAATGATATGGCTTCCCATTTACAGGAAATCTATGGACTTGAGATTTCAAATGCCACTCTGAGCACCATTACCGATAAAATCATCCATACCGTCAAAGAATGGCAGGCCAGGCCGTTGGAAAATGTGTACCCAATCGTATGGCTTGATGCCATACATTATAAAGTACGAGAAAACGGAAAGGTCGGCAGCAAAGCCGTTTACACAATTCTTGGGGTGAATATCGAGGGCCGCAAAGAGGTTCTTGGGCTGTACATATCCGAGAATGAGGGTGCGAACTTCTGGCTGCAGGTGTTAACAGACCTTTCAAACCGAGGGGTAAAAGATATCCTGATTGCCTGTGTTGATGGTCTAAAAGGTTTTCCCGAGGCCATTGAGACCATATTCCCGGACACAGAAGTTCAACTCTGCGTAGTCCACCAGATCCGAAATTCATTGAAATACGTTGGTTCCAAAAATAAAAAGGAATTTATGGCAGATCTAAAACGTGTTTATAAAGCGGTCAATAAGGATCTGGCCGAAGAAGAACTGGATATCTTGGAAAATAAATGGAATGACAAATACCCGATTGTGATAAAATCCTGGCGGAACAACTGGGAACGCCTCAGTCATTTCTTTAAATATCCAGAAGAGATTCGACGGATAATATACACCACAAATACCATTGAGGCTGTGCATCGACAGTTTCGAAAACTGACCAAAACAAAGGGATCATTCCCGAACCAGGACAGCCTGTTAAAGCTGCTTTACATGGGGATCCAGAACGCCAGTAAAAAATGGACAATGCCGATTCAAAATTGGTCACTGACAATTTCCCAGTTGGCAATTTTCTTTGAAAGCCGGCTGGATAAAGAGCTGGGAATTTGATAGGGATTTATTTACAGATGGAAAAGATGGTTCCAGGAACTCCACTCCAGCAAAAGTCAACTCCTCCGACGTGGCTGATTGAAGGCCCATTCTCGGACCTGACTTTTACTTCCGCTGGCGCTGAGGCAGATCCGGGAACCGAAACCGTGACACAGAATTCTGAACATTCCCAAGTCAGGCCAAAAAAACTACGTGTGCCGCTTAGTCTGAGCACTTCACGGCAACTTAAAAACAAATCGTATTGCCATTAAATACAGCAAGTAATACTTGCCTGCCAAATCAATTCCAAGGGGTCAAACCGGTTCACCCTTCGGGCGAACCGGTTTGACTTCATCTGCGGTGTTGCATACCGTTCGCAGTACAATCTATCTTATGGCCACATCTAATAATCAGGATTTTGGTTTGAGTTCAAGGCGAAGGCAAATTCTAACCAGAGGAATATATTGAACATTGTAAGCATATGTTTC
It encodes:
- a CDS encoding sodium-dependent transporter codes for the protein MQKREQWGSRAGFILAAIGSAIGLGNIWRFPYVAYENGGGAFFIPYLFAMITAGIPFMILEFGTGNKMRGSAPQIFSKLSPRWEWLGWWQILVSFTISIYYVAIVGWSISYFFLAFNQGWGTDTSDFFYKSYLMLSDSPLDFKGIRWPIFASVAGAWAICWVVLFNGVKKGIETASKIFMPALFILVVIITSRAVTLDGASEGLNWMFKPDFSALLNFKVWVAAYGQIFFSLSIGFAIMLTYSSYLPKDADMANNGFITAFANCGFSILCGVLVFSILGNMAAQQGVGVDKVVSSGVGLAFVTIPKAINSLPGPAFFGTLFFLALIFAGLSSMVSICEVSVSSLMDKFHISRKKAMTLYCLVGLVTGAVFASHSGLLVLDIVDRFINNFGVLAGGLVEIIFLTWVCKLSVFKDHINKTSDFYVGNFWTFCLKIVTPGVLGYMSVANLIGDLKTPYGDYSSTALFYFGWLLVVGIVVISFIFQAHSLAQNRR
- a CDS encoding MBL fold metallo-hydrolase, which gives rise to MEGSMEIQWLGTAGFKIRTQEACFLIDPFLSRNRQASPSQTLRPSDLKTASHIFISHGHFDHIMDVPTIAEKTGACVVCSPTAAHTLSDMGLARIGRKLPDFFPLLVNFPCGQVLSWQFEIQNKRLLFFGSAGSTAKELQRLKSTPCDILFLPLQGHSKICEKALAYVEALGPGCVIPHHQDDFFPPLSRTVDITPFTDQVAKAFPGIEVRPMGLNETLVL
- a CDS encoding methionine/alanine import family NSS transporter small subunit, whose protein sequence is MTTSAIIMMVLGLGVTWGGAAVCIAIAIKKQKI
- a CDS encoding efflux RND transporter periplasmic adaptor subunit; protein product: MEAKPNPNSFSAKTILPRILRLIWQCIPFIGVLVVSALILLPLMLKISDKKADLAQAQAMQTKENRALTNVVTMEISPQEVVEKISLPGVAKPWISLNLVTEVRGKIVTKQVEEGMTVKKGDVLAIIDTRDYQHNYDSALASYETALTNQKRSKALSEKQFITQSQLDDVQTRVKTTKAAVNLARLNLDRCTIRSPMAGVVDRVFIEYGNFLDAGDPVAAILEMDRLKIEVGIPESDVSAVRKLSQFDMQFDALDKKTVTGDYHYLYKTTDSMARLYNLEIRVDNPDLEILPDMFARVSIVKNHEPQGLAVPIYSLVTQNNETGVFVENKGEVAFRPVTTGFQDGWKILVSKGLEPGERVVVVGHKIIENGESVKVARTVHTMEELIQ
- a CDS encoding IS256 family transposase; the encoded protein is MQEGKPFTGKGGVLTSLIKNLAEAALEGELASHLGQEVSANRRNGKSKKTIKSLDGKFELETPRDRAGTFSPQIVKKHQTTLSDEIERKIIALYGLGMSYNDMASHLQEIYGLEISNATLSTITDKIIHTVKEWQARPLENVYPIVWLDAIHYKVRENGKVGSKAVYTILGVNIEGRKEVLGLYISENEGANFWLQVLTDLSNRGVKDILIACVDGLKGFPEAIETIFPDTEVQLCVVHQIRNSLKYVGSKNKKEFMADLKRVYKAVNKDLAEEELDILENKWNDKYPIVIKSWRNNWERLSHFFKYPEEIRRIIYTTNTIEAVHRQFRKLTKTKGSFPNQDSLLKLLYMGIQNASKKWTMPIQNWSLTISQLAIFFESRLDKELGI
- a CDS encoding efflux RND transporter permease subunit produces the protein MILSDTAIKNRTSVLVLVIIIVGMGLYAYKVLPRESEPEITIPYVFVRTEYRGGSASDIETAITIKIEKKLKGLNKVKNISSVSSQGLSQINIEFLPGTDIDEVLTRVKDKVDEARGDLPTDLENDPSVFEVNFSDMPIVVYSLAGQVGPKALKKIADDLKDDIEAVPGVLEADVTGGREREIRVEVDTDKLAYYRISITDLQTAVVTENQNTSGGAITLGDGRYQLKIPGEFETPEEILSLVVATHAGRPIYLKDVARVVDGLKDETSRSRLNGVPSINISVKKRTGENIIAITEKIQTVIERARLSFPQNTTITRLMDKSDDVRAMVADLENNIISGLILVVMVLFVALGIRNAVLVGLAIPFSMFLTFAVLQALGISLNTVVLFALTLALGMLVDNAIVIIENIYRYMQQGVPRIEAAMKATGEVAWPVIGSTLTTLAAFAPMLFWPGIMGEFMGYLPLTLIVTLSSSLFVALVINPAMCAFFMRAKDQTQGPGAQEIQALGEQPIEIKGMVLKTYKFILEHSLNHKFAVLVGAFAVLVILVQIWMLRIGIEKPLEFFPSIDPRSAYVNIDVPEGADIEFIDRTVKEVEKAIAGRPESDYAHAVAGQTHEKADGSTFTAPSDINNIEHIYTRVVQNAGASIFDSNLPNHIGIQFIDFEERNTSTKLDLEKIRKRVAHIPGVKITVDEQKDGPPTGPPINIEISGENFVVLSRIAEQVKQMVQNVPHVKDVRDDYQGGLPSVQVKIDRQKTALFGLTTSAIGMALKIAYNGLDVSTYYEGDEDYDITVSLAESDRQVTDILHKLMIPSPSGEMVPLTTLASISYKGTIGDIVRKNHERVVTVQANVDETKTTGTVAREQVMALMKEMSLPPGYLYKFTGEDEEQKESQEFLTMAFIVALFLIFLILVTLFNSVIQPVIILTSVILSLGGAFWGLTVINSPFGVIMTGVGIISLAGVVVNNAIVLIDYTNKLRDSGMTIRAAVISAGATRLRPVMLTAVTTILGLLPMVTGVSYDFHLMAMSWSSESSQWWSSMAIVVIFGLMIATILTLVVVPALYALIEEMKETISRGYTRAKEFFPGNPAPGSVN